The Streptomyces sp. WZ-12 genome segment CCTTTGGCGCTGTGGGACGAGGAGGGGGCGGAGCCGACCGGGCCGGTTCCGGGTGCGGCTTCGGGGTGACGCTCCGGCGCGGGTGGGCATCGACGACGCCTCCCGCTGCAACGCCCCTGCCATAACGGCAAGTTGGACTCCGATACCACACGCCTACACGGCGATTGCCTGACATTCGGGCACTGTTGATGACACATCAGGCATGTCACTCCGGACGGTTCGACATAAGCGAACCCGACCGGAGCAGCACGCGCATGACCTGAACAGGCCGCTCTCCAGGGGAAGTTGACCCGCATTGATGAAAACGGTCACCAGATACACATCCGGCGAGGCGGCGAGGGCGTCGGGCGGAGCGTTCCGCTTCACCGTGGCGGCCGTCGCGTGCACTTCGGGCATCCCGGCTGAACCTTGTCGCGACACACAAGAACACGGCGGCGCAAGGGAAAGGAGGCGAACTGTGGTGCAAGAGGTGCGTAAGAATGCGCGCAACGGTGAATTGCGCCAGGAAGCAAGGGGGTTACCGTGGGTATTTCTGTGCGGGCTCTCCGGGTGGCGTTCAGCGCCCGGGAAGCGGGCTACGGGGGCGACGCCGGGGGCCACGAAAACGGTCAGCGAAAAGGGCGCGACGGTCGCTCCCCGGGCCACGCCGGACGGCGCGGCCCGGCGCGAGCGCTTCTCTATTGCGGGCACGTAACGCGGGAATGGATAAACGCATACCGGGGAAACAACACGCCCGTGTCGCCGGACGCTGCCCCGGGAGAGGCGGTGTCCGACGACACGGGCGGGAGGGCGCGGCGGGCGGCGGGCCCGTCGGGGTCACTTGATGAAGTCGTCTACGACCTTCGGCGGCCAGGTGCCGACGTTCAGGATGCCCATTGAGTAGGCGCGGGAGACCAGAGCGGCGCGGTTCGGCACTCTCAACTTCCGCAGTAGGCCGGTCACGTGGTACTCGACGCCCTGGCGGCTGAGGTAGAGCCGCGAGGCGAGCGGGATGGTGGACAGCCCGGCCGCGATGCCTTCCAGGATCCGCGCGTCGATCTCGGTGAGGAACTTCTTCTGGCTGGTCACGACCCCGGCGTCAGAGGAGCCTGGCTCGTCGGGCGAGTCCATGAGCACCAGGATCGCGGCGACGTCCGGGGTGGCGCCGGTGACCGCGGAGGCGGTGAGGGTGCCGGCGAAGGCCGCGTCCTCGGCGCCGACGGCGACCACGTGCGAGGCGAAGCGGTGCCGCTTGCCCTCGATCAGTCGGGAGAACTGCCGCATCAGCGGCTGCTGGACGCTGGGGTGCATGAGCTCGCGGAAGCTGCGCCCGCAGACGTCGCCGGCGGAGTTGCCGAAGCGGCGGCGGAACTCCTGGTTGGCCTGGTTGATGGTGAGGTCGCGGTCGAGCGACGCCATCAGCCCCGGGCTCCCGGGCCCCCCGGCCGGTGCGGATATCACCCCGCCGTTCGTACTGTTAGTCGATTCAGTGAGGTGAGCGATGGTCACGAGACCTGCCATCCTTTCGGATAACCCCCGTCATTTTCCGCGTTTCCAAGAAAACGGAATCTGAAAATTCGTTCAAAGTTCGATGCGCTTCATGCCGCAGAGTTCCGATTTCCTTGAAACTGAGCGTAGTTAGACGCCGCTCGGCACGTCAACGTGGCGCATCTCCGCACCCTTAAATCCGTGGTCCGCACTTCACGGGGTTCGGTCCGCAAGAACGGAGCTGCGGTAGGCCAAAGGCGACACATCGGGCATGACCGTTCGCGAGAAAGCGCGCACTCCGCTTCCGCTTGAGGTTTCCCTGAGGTTGCGGACATGCCCGTACGGGCGCGGTGCCGGTATACGGCGGCGGCCGGAACGAGCCGCCGGGCGATCACCGGGCGGGCAACGCGTTCACCAATTCACGGCGGCCGGAGACGCCCAGCTTCCGGTAGGCACTGGTGAGGTGCTTCTCCACGGCGCGGGAACTCACGCCGAGTTCGGTGGCGATGGCCTGGTTGGTCAGACCGCGGCCCACGAGGAGGGCCACCCGCCGCTCGCTGGGGGTGAGGGCCGCGGTCGGCGGCGTGCTGGCGCTACCCAGGCCGTGCTCGGCCCGTTCGGCGAGCCAGGGCACACCGCAGGTCGCGGCGATCCGTGCGGCCTCCCGCAACACCGCCTCGGCCTCGGGCCCGCTGCGCAGCCGGCGCCCCAACACCACGAGGGTACGGGCGAGTTCCACCTCGTACGGCGAGGTGCGCAGCACGGCGACGGCCTCCCGCAGCAGGTCGATCCCGTCGCCCTGGAGCAGCCAGCCCTTCAGGCGCAGCGCCCGGCCCAGGGCCGTCGGCGCGCCCCAGTCCCGGGCCCAGCCCAACTCCTCCTCGGCGAGGCGCAGCGCGGCCTCGCTCTCGCCGAGCCGCTGGTGCAGACCGATCGCATACGGCCGCCAGGGCAGCAGCGCGGAGTTGCACCACCCCGCGGTCTCCAGGCGACGACCGCAGGCGAGCAGCCCGTCCAACGCCTCGCGCCCCAGACCGCGTTGGGTGTCGACGCCGGCGCGGAGGATCTCCCGGGTGGCGGTGAGGGCGAGCCCGGCCGGCCGGCGCTCGCGGGTGCGGTCCAGGAGGCGCTCGCTGAGGTCCTGGTCGCGCAGTTCGAAGGCAACCGAGGCATGCAGCAGCGCCGCCGGTTCCGACCAGGCGTCCGCCTCCCTGGTGAGGGCGCGTTCGACGTGTTCCCGGGCGGCGGCCGGGCGGCCCTGGGCCATCAGGACGAAGGCCCGCTCCGCCGTCAGCAGCACGTCGTCGGCGCCGGTCGAGTACAGGCGCCGGGTGCGCTGTTCGCTCGACAGCCAGCAGGCGACGCCCCGCACGGACTCGGCGACAAACAGCGCGATCATCACCAGCGGCAGGGTGGTGTGGGCGTGGGCGGCGGTGGCCGGTTCGCGTTCGAGGATGCGGTTGCCGGTCCGGGAGACCTCCTCGGCTCCGAGCCGGCCGCTCAGCGCCCCCGCGCACAACAGGACGGAGACCAGCTCCCGTTCCGCGACGGTGTCCACCGGTGGCGTCGGCCCCATGCCCCGCAGGCGTGCGACGGAGGCGG includes the following:
- a CDS encoding PAS domain-containing protein — encoded protein: MASLDRDLTINQANQEFRRRFGNSAGDVCGRSFRELMHPSVQQPLMRQFSRLIEGKRHRFASHVVAVGAEDAAFAGTLTASAVTGATPDVAAILVLMDSPDEPGSSDAGVVTSQKKFLTEIDARILEGIAAGLSTIPLASRLYLSRQGVEYHVTGLLRKLRVPNRAALVSRAYSMGILNVGTWPPKVVDDFIK